aacagtgtgtgtgacacagtAAATCATGCTGTCTACCTAAAATGTTGGGTGTTTATTTCAAGCAACTCTTCAAACTTGAATCTGGAATCCTGAAACATAATCAGCCACATGGgttaaatgaaattgaaatgttGGTTTTCTTATTTGGTACAGCTGGGGCTTTTCTGCTTGGGCTGCACGATATGAGGAAAATATGACAGACTTAATTTTCCACTGGTAGCACTGGTGCTCCCGACTTTCTCAGTGGGTTGCACCAGCACACAATttgtttgcatcattttatcttaattattatttaagtagtttattaaaaaaatcagatatcGGAAATAATAAACATGCTACTATGGCTCTGATGCCATTcacctctttctttttaaaaaaaacttaaatgattattttgtttaggTTTGTATATAAAACCACAATTTTAATTCATCTTATGACTTTCTTTCCACATACAGAGatagaaagacaaaaaccagcacaaaaagaaaagcaaaacagtCATTATTACAGATGTGTATTTTCAAAGAAGGGGcttttctgcttgtttgtattGCAAATTAACCCCTTCCTCCTGTATGCAGCTGCTCGACGGCGGAGCTCCTCCAAACCAGTCCTCCTGACTGaagcacaaaaacagctgatggtccacAAACTGCCTCAGGTGCTGCGGCTTCACCTCAAACGCTTCAGGTATGGGTGATGATACGCAACCGTTCACTACCCCggtcacaaacacagacatttggggctgttgtttttttttaaagaaaactgatgctagATGACAAAAGTCTGACTATGTTCTCATCGGAAAACAACATCAATTGTCTGTTTAATTTGAGAATATAAGACTTCACCCATATCAGTGACAGCCAGTCTGTTACCAAAAATGTCAGACTGCACATTAGCACTGCTCtctgtagacacacacaccagtggGACTTATCCTAAAGCGCAATGTTGCACGAGTGCAATTGATTGTAAATATTCTCAAACAGTTGAGTTTGCACTTAGTTTTTTACtattgcaccttgttttttattatttattattgctcTTTTGCCTGCTTATCTTGTAAACTCCTTGCTGCTGTAGCAATTTCCccattgtgggactaataaaaaattatcttatcttaaaatgAATGCCAAGTTTATTAACTGAAAGATGACACAAAATTCATTTTTCCAGTTAGAATGACACATACAGGAAAATGActcataaaaatgacacataaaaaataaatagcacaGATTAAAGGTTCCATTAAAATGGTATCTTACCTGTTTCCTGTCCTGCGATTGGTCCTCAGGTGGTCGGGGCGGAACCACCGGGAGAAGATCGGCGTCCACGTCAGCTTCGACCAGCTTCTCAACATGGAGCCCTACTGCTGCAGAGAGCCTTCGCCCAAAGGTGTGTCCTGCTCCAGCCCCAGCAGCCCCACCTCCGCAGGCTCGCCGCGTCCCAAGCACTTCCTCTACGACCTCTCTGCTGTGGTGATGCATCATGGGAAGGGCTTTGGCTCCGGCCACTACACCTCCTACTGCTACAACACAGAAGGAGGTGAGTAAAGCGCTCAGCTGGATTTCACTGAAATGAGTTAAAGTTTATACAAAGCAGCAGAAGATCAAATGTTTATTACAGACAGCAGTCTGAagtttatgtaaataaaaagaaataataataaggtgataagaaaatcatctgaaaattagctggagttgatgatatttaaaaaaaaaaactag
This window of the Plectropomus leopardus isolate mb unplaced genomic scaffold, YSFRI_Pleo_2.0 unplaced_scaffold10945, whole genome shotgun sequence genome carries:
- the LOC121963352 gene encoding ubiquitin carboxyl-terminal hydrolase 44-like — translated: MVHKLPQVLRLHLKRFRWSGRNHREKIGVHVSFDQLLNMEPYCCREPSPKGVSCSSPSSPTSAGSPRPKHFLYDLSAVVMHHGKGFGSGHYTSYCYNTEGGFWVHCNDSKLNVCSVDEVCRAQAYILFYTQRVTQDKDRPL